The Cystobacter ferrugineus genome includes a window with the following:
- a CDS encoding DUF6519 domain-containing protein, with protein MKADLSRGHRPDRKRGKDYRRVLLQQGRVLLDSDLAATTDALDTGLRTLARNVAGESGTHDQGFLITPGRLMALFETLDGVTRDASSQALFKHYLDYGRRYQGRLPSLYLGGLLAWGKVTVALRSAPRPGTKLRLWACLPSGAKLVVGMQGVPDQQVTGSDAQAFKPYDITVPVGTTPTAWLNLSFANPAASPDPTREAWIGLIEEFETAAGEPRFWVKRGHYLLGGYPLTLQEDGSFPSVTFPAGLLHDSQATPDKASPGQRFLAFLEGWERLVTHVEDPGLLEQALGGTLDTCARTQAVGQVKLVACPAGLTPAQVLNAFRTVKAPKGTLQIGTASQSTSADPCAIPEAEGYTGGDNRLYRFEVHEWTQGTGLGSFSLKWSRNNGAEVFRVVSKTDFGIISRLGLAPGANLRDGDLVEFLDERVELGDHTPAALDGTGFTPSRRAAGALYYVREVLEDLGQIELIDPATGAPIWLAYSMSETAIPKLRRWHGLLKSGEGTASGDTLVFTVDGIEVKVGGPAGGADLFRPGDYWQYEARKLYANDNGAWVASPHGPERLHAPLALFEFKGPDLPVELVEWYGGRGSPLFELEADDVAFNGARAGTSATTVQGALDELFQRQGGGCCQVETGPEPIPTPTTDDAARINNLILTKLPKGGVICLRPGVYYFRSQLSIAGMPIELRGCPDAVIVSDAAGKTPIVVGTGGALLLSGLVVCTRSTSPGPALIEVSGNASLTVKECGLFHVGPTTGPVNPGTAILTPGTIPSSFTFNAPPYELPYPFPEGSSSTTNAPTIQIDDSVILARWGILASNLKSITMNGTIGHCGNGVVRVEEELAYVHLSGCGLHTDVPNTVFDSLRASDPLAIQHDAQVLLEKGWDYADPAGMPLLVRDLFGGVVTDSWFFGALGFCARFATRLELRGNHYTGTSGLRLDNVTRSKLIGEQLEVWRSDSLEPDGSPVGIFIVRSALGLLIADCDVRTSGTANIGGGIILATNYLMGIWYGSGEGEGEEGDTPNQPPQERRFQDVFIHDNRIRSVGAGIKIRSEFDSEAPGSVVDRISIRGNDIELVGERGIYYRHTTGTLDEKGESAQVVIADNQIRGRGSEWFNLQVIMVQNATMGIMAVEGNTIQFQASASERSIDALRFFFVDSVRVARNRIDVRRFTAGDYEDCGMAAWYCQDMVFSGNELDSAPGNKVVPAEFNSCERLVLEGNTLGAFYKSFRVYYCSNVVVRGNRARCHLFLYSLGGNALLADNFVEHGGGAVETVLSENGNGVAGTHLYAMVSDSILAMGNRVTGGHLAIYPNVIYVGGAPREHEVTLHVEGNFAGTVTVGNYTATSVTGIPNGAFATPVSGTRAMVVNNMATNLIKTNTYNKLLMTNNMAPSLRVGSGEVGSTSSTSNSAVSTANNLRQ; from the coding sequence ATGAAAGCCGATCTCTCTCGAGGTCACAGGCCGGACCGGAAGCGCGGAAAGGACTATCGCCGCGTCCTGCTGCAGCAGGGCCGCGTGTTGTTGGACAGCGACCTGGCGGCCACCACGGACGCGCTGGACACGGGGCTGCGCACGCTGGCGCGCAACGTGGCCGGTGAGTCGGGCACCCATGACCAGGGGTTCCTCATCACCCCCGGACGCCTGATGGCGCTCTTCGAGACGCTCGACGGCGTCACCCGGGACGCCAGCTCGCAAGCACTCTTCAAGCACTACCTGGATTATGGGCGCAGGTACCAGGGCCGCCTGCCCTCGCTCTACCTGGGCGGCCTGCTCGCTTGGGGCAAGGTCACCGTCGCGTTGCGCTCCGCGCCCAGGCCCGGCACGAAGCTGCGCCTGTGGGCGTGTCTGCCCTCGGGCGCGAAGCTCGTGGTGGGCATGCAGGGAGTGCCGGACCAGCAGGTGACCGGCTCGGATGCGCAAGCCTTCAAGCCGTACGACATCACCGTCCCCGTGGGCACCACGCCCACCGCCTGGCTCAACCTCTCCTTCGCCAACCCCGCCGCGTCTCCGGATCCAACACGCGAGGCGTGGATCGGCCTCATCGAGGAGTTCGAGACCGCGGCGGGCGAGCCCCGCTTCTGGGTCAAGCGGGGGCACTACCTGCTCGGGGGCTATCCCCTGACGCTACAGGAGGATGGCAGCTTCCCCTCCGTCACCTTCCCGGCCGGCCTGCTGCATGACTCCCAGGCCACCCCGGACAAGGCCTCGCCCGGCCAGCGCTTCCTGGCGTTCCTCGAGGGCTGGGAGCGCCTCGTCACGCACGTGGAGGATCCCGGCCTGCTCGAGCAGGCACTTGGAGGGACGCTGGACACCTGCGCGCGGACCCAGGCCGTGGGCCAGGTGAAGCTCGTCGCGTGTCCGGCTGGCCTCACGCCGGCCCAGGTGCTCAACGCCTTCCGCACGGTCAAGGCTCCCAAGGGGACGCTGCAGATCGGCACCGCGTCCCAGTCCACCTCGGCGGATCCCTGCGCCATCCCCGAGGCCGAGGGCTACACGGGCGGGGACAACCGGCTCTACCGCTTCGAGGTGCATGAGTGGACGCAGGGGACGGGTCTCGGCTCCTTCTCCCTCAAGTGGTCTCGCAACAACGGCGCCGAGGTGTTCCGCGTCGTCAGCAAGACGGACTTCGGAATCATCTCCCGCCTCGGGTTGGCGCCAGGGGCCAACCTGCGGGACGGCGACCTGGTGGAGTTCCTGGACGAGCGCGTCGAACTGGGGGACCACACGCCGGCGGCGCTCGACGGGACGGGCTTCACTCCCTCCCGGCGGGCCGCGGGTGCGCTGTATTACGTGCGCGAGGTGCTCGAGGACTTGGGACAGATCGAGCTGATCGATCCCGCCACGGGCGCGCCGATCTGGCTCGCGTACAGCATGTCGGAGACCGCGATCCCCAAGCTGCGGCGGTGGCACGGTCTGCTCAAATCGGGGGAGGGCACCGCGAGCGGTGACACCCTCGTCTTCACGGTCGACGGAATCGAGGTGAAGGTCGGCGGGCCCGCGGGGGGCGCCGATCTGTTCCGCCCGGGGGACTACTGGCAATACGAGGCGCGCAAGCTCTACGCCAATGACAATGGCGCCTGGGTCGCATCCCCACACGGCCCCGAGCGCCTCCATGCGCCGCTCGCGCTGTTCGAGTTCAAGGGTCCGGACCTGCCGGTCGAGCTGGTGGAATGGTACGGAGGCCGCGGCTCACCGCTCTTCGAGTTGGAGGCGGACGATGTGGCCTTCAACGGCGCCAGGGCGGGCACTTCGGCCACCACCGTGCAGGGGGCGCTCGACGAGCTCTTCCAGCGCCAGGGGGGAGGCTGCTGCCAGGTGGAAACGGGGCCTGAACCGATCCCCACGCCCACCACGGACGACGCGGCGCGGATCAACAACCTGATCCTGACGAAACTGCCCAAGGGCGGTGTCATCTGCCTGCGGCCGGGCGTCTACTACTTCCGCAGCCAGCTCTCCATCGCCGGCATGCCCATCGAGCTGCGCGGCTGCCCGGATGCGGTGATCGTCTCGGACGCGGCCGGCAAGACGCCCATCGTGGTGGGCACGGGCGGCGCGCTTCTGCTGTCCGGCCTCGTCGTCTGCACCCGGAGCACCTCGCCAGGCCCGGCGCTCATCGAGGTGAGCGGGAATGCCTCCCTCACGGTCAAGGAGTGCGGCCTCTTCCACGTCGGCCCTACCACGGGTCCGGTGAATCCAGGGACGGCCATCCTGACGCCGGGCACCATTCCGAGCAGTTTCACGTTCAACGCTCCGCCCTACGAACTCCCGTATCCGTTTCCGGAGGGGTCGTCCTCGACGACGAATGCTCCCACGATCCAGATCGATGACAGCGTGATCCTCGCCCGCTGGGGCATCCTGGCCAGTAACCTGAAGTCCATCACCATGAACGGCACCATCGGCCATTGTGGCAACGGAGTGGTCCGCGTGGAGGAGGAGTTGGCCTATGTCCACCTGAGCGGCTGCGGGCTGCACACGGATGTGCCGAACACGGTCTTCGACTCGCTTCGGGCGTCGGATCCCCTGGCCATTCAACATGACGCTCAGGTACTGCTCGAGAAGGGATGGGACTACGCGGATCCCGCGGGGATGCCCTTGCTGGTCCGTGACCTGTTCGGAGGCGTGGTGACCGATTCGTGGTTCTTCGGCGCCCTCGGCTTCTGCGCCCGATTCGCGACCAGACTCGAGCTAAGGGGCAATCACTACACGGGCACGAGCGGGCTGCGCCTGGACAATGTCACGCGGAGCAAGCTCATCGGGGAACAGCTCGAGGTATGGCGCTCCGACTCCCTGGAACCCGATGGGTCGCCGGTGGGGATCTTCATCGTGCGTTCCGCGCTCGGGCTCCTCATCGCGGATTGCGACGTGAGGACCAGCGGGACCGCCAATATCGGCGGAGGCATCATCCTCGCCACCAATTACCTGATGGGCATCTGGTACGGCTCGGGAGAAGGAGAGGGGGAGGAGGGTGACACACCGAACCAACCGCCGCAGGAGCGCCGGTTCCAGGACGTGTTCATTCATGACAATCGAATCCGTTCTGTCGGAGCGGGAATCAAGATCAGGAGCGAATTCGACAGCGAGGCTCCCGGCAGTGTCGTGGATCGCATCTCCATCCGCGGCAATGACATCGAATTGGTCGGGGAGCGTGGAATCTATTACAGGCATACCACGGGAACGCTGGATGAAAAGGGCGAATCGGCCCAGGTCGTGATCGCAGACAATCAAATACGTGGAAGGGGCTCTGAATGGTTCAATCTCCAGGTCATCATGGTGCAAAACGCCACCATGGGGATCATGGCCGTGGAGGGAAACACCATCCAGTTCCAGGCTTCGGCTTCGGAGCGTTCCATAGATGCGCTCAGGTTTTTCTTCGTAGATTCGGTTCGTGTCGCGAGGAACCGTATCGACGTCCGCAGGTTTACCGCCGGTGATTATGAGGACTGCGGGATGGCCGCATGGTATTGCCAAGACATGGTGTTCTCTGGCAATGAGCTGGATTCCGCGCCAGGGAACAAGGTGGTGCCCGCTGAATTCAATTCTTGTGAGCGGTTGGTATTGGAAGGAAATACGCTGGGAGCCTTCTACAAGAGCTTCCGTGTCTATTACTGCTCCAATGTCGTCGTTCGTGGAAACCGGGCCCGGTGTCATCTGTTTCTCTACTCGTTGGGCGGGAATGCTCTCCTGGCTGATAATTTCGTCGAGCACGGCGGCGGGGCAGTTGAAACCGTTCTTTCTGAAAATGGTAACGGGGTCGCGGGTACGCACCTCTATGCCATGGTGAGTGATTCAATCCTGGCCATGGGCAATCGTGTCACGGGAGGCCACCTCGCCATCTACCCGAATGTGATATACGTGGGTGGTGCGCCGAGGGAGCACGAAGTCACCCTCCACGTGGAGGGCAATTTCGCGGGGACCGTGACGGTCGGCAACTACACGGCCACCAGTGTCACTGGCATTCCCAATGGTGCGTTCGCCACCCCGGTTTCTGGGACACGCGCCATGGTGGTCAACAACATGGCGACGAACCTGATCAAGACCAACACCTACAACAAGCTGCTCATGACGAACAACATGGCTCCGAGTCTCAGGGTTGGTTCCGGCGAAGTGGGCAGCACGAGCAGCACGAGCAACTCGGCCGTCTCGACCGCCAACAACCTCAGGCAGTGA